A single genomic interval of Rhodopseudomonas palustris harbors:
- a CDS encoding ethanolamine ammonia-lyase subunit EutB — protein MIYRHSIGNVSFVFDDLRDLLAKASPPRSGDRLAGIAADSAEQMVAARMALANLPLRQFLSEMVIPYEADEVTRLIADRHDAAAFAPVASLTVGGFRDWLLSDAATPVALAALAPGLTPEMVAAVSKLMRNQDLILVAKKCSVVTRFRNTIGLPGRMSVRLQPNHPFDDARGITASIIDGLLLGAGDACIGINPASDDPAVLGQLVRLLDDIIAHLAIPTQGCVLTHVTTTLRLIEQGAPVDLTFQSIAGTEAANRSFGIDLALLAEAHQATLAQKRGTVGDNVMYFETGQGSALSANAHHGVDQQTCEARAYAVARAFSPLLVNSVVGFIGPEYLYDGKQIVRAGLEDHFCGKLLGLPLGVDICYTNHAEADQDDMDTLLTLLAAAGVNFIMGVPGADDVMLNYQSTSFHDALYVRDLFGLKRAPEFDDWLVRAGFSGSDHRPLTDGALLPEIAARLIA, from the coding sequence ATGATCTATCGCCACAGCATCGGCAACGTCTCGTTCGTGTTCGATGACCTGCGCGACCTGCTCGCCAAGGCGAGCCCGCCGCGCTCCGGCGATCGCCTCGCCGGAATCGCGGCTGACAGCGCCGAGCAGATGGTGGCGGCGCGGATGGCGCTGGCGAACCTGCCGCTGCGGCAATTTCTCTCCGAAATGGTGATCCCGTACGAAGCCGACGAGGTGACGCGGCTGATCGCGGACCGTCATGACGCAGCGGCGTTCGCGCCTGTGGCCTCGCTCACCGTCGGCGGCTTCCGCGACTGGCTGCTGTCGGACGCCGCGACGCCTGTGGCGCTGGCTGCGCTGGCGCCGGGCCTGACGCCCGAGATGGTCGCCGCGGTGTCGAAGCTGATGCGCAATCAGGATCTGATCCTGGTGGCGAAGAAGTGCAGCGTGGTCACCCGCTTCCGCAACACCATCGGATTGCCTGGGCGGATGAGTGTGCGGCTGCAGCCCAACCATCCTTTCGATGATGCCCGCGGTATCACCGCGTCGATTATCGATGGCCTGCTGCTTGGTGCCGGCGACGCCTGCATCGGCATCAATCCGGCGAGCGACGATCCGGCGGTGCTCGGCCAATTGGTGCGGCTGCTCGACGACATCATCGCGCACCTGGCAATTCCGACCCAGGGTTGCGTGCTGACCCACGTCACCACCACGCTGCGCCTGATCGAGCAGGGCGCGCCGGTCGATCTGACGTTCCAGTCGATCGCCGGCACAGAAGCCGCCAACCGCAGCTTCGGCATCGATCTGGCGCTGCTCGCCGAAGCCCATCAGGCGACGCTGGCGCAGAAGCGCGGCACGGTCGGCGACAACGTGATGTATTTCGAGACCGGGCAGGGCTCGGCGCTGTCGGCGAATGCGCATCACGGCGTCGATCAGCAGACCTGCGAGGCACGGGCCTATGCGGTGGCGCGGGCATTCTCTCCGTTGCTGGTCAACAGCGTGGTCGGCTTCATCGGTCCGGAATATCTGTACGACGGCAAGCAGATCGTGCGCGCTGGCCTCGAGGATCATTTCTGCGGCAAGCTGCTTGGCCTGCCGCTCGGGGTCGACATCTGCTACACCAACCATGCCGAAGCGGATCAGGACGACATGGACACGCTGCTCACGCTGCTCGCAGCTGCCGGCGTCAATTTCATCATGGGTGTGCCGGGCGCCGACGACGTGATGCTGAACTACCAGTCGACCTCGTTTCACGATGCGTTGTACGTCCGCGATCTGTTCGGCCTGAAGCGCGCGCCGGAGTTCGACGATTGGCTTGTCCGTGCCGGTTTTTCCGGTTCCGATCACCGCCCGCTGACGGATGGTGCCCTGCTGCCGGAAATCGCGGCGCGGCTGATCGCCTGA